A genomic window from Quercus lobata isolate SW786 chromosome 10, ValleyOak3.0 Primary Assembly, whole genome shotgun sequence includes:
- the LOC115963778 gene encoding leucoanthocyanidin reductase-like, whose amino-acid sequence MCGSNPNVSEAGRTMIIGSTGFIGRFVAEASLDSGRPTYLLVQSKPTSPSKASIIKSLQEKGAIIIHGSIEDRDLMEKVLKEHKIEVVISAVGGAHISTQLSLVDAIKAVGTVKRFLPSEFGHDMDRADPVEPALTMYEEKRRVRRYIEAAGVPYTYICCNSIAAWPYHDNHHPADVLPPLDTFHVYGDGTVKAYFVAGDDIGKFTIKSIDDVRTLNKTLHFRPSGNLLNINELASLWEEKIGRKLPRVTVSEDDLLTAAKEMRIPQSIVAALTHDIFIIGCQVNYSLDKPTDVEVVSLYPDTPFRTIDECFKDFARLIGDTPKVVNKPKSNDAIIVPNSKPEALAITAA is encoded by the exons atgtgtggtTCAAATCCTAATGTCTCGGAGGCTGGTCGGACCATGATCATAGGCTCAACCGGGTTTATAGGCCGCTTTGTGGCGGAAGCTAGCCTCGACTCTGGTCGGCCGACGTACCTTCTTGTTCAGTCTAAACCAACCTCCCCTTCCAAGGCGTCCATCATCAAATCCCTGCAAGAAAAAGGAGCCATTATCATACAT GGCTCAATTGAGGATCGGGATTTAATGGAGAAGGTTCTGAAAGAGCACAAGATTGAGGTTGTAATATCAGCTGTTGGTGGTGCACACATCTCAACCCAGCTCAGTTTAGTTGATGCCATTAAAGCTGTAGGCACTGTCAAG AGGTTTTTACCATCGGAGTTTGGGCACGATATGGACAGAGCGGACCCAGTGGAGCCAGCCCTGACGATGTACGAGGAAAAGAGAAGAGTGAGACGGTATATTGAGGCGGCTGGGGTCCCTTATACATACATTTGCTGCAACTCTATTGCTGCTTGGCCCTACCATGATAACCATCATCCGGCTGATGTTCTTCCTCCTTTGGATACCTTTCACGTTTATGGTGATGGCACTGTCAAAG CTTATTTTGTGGCGGGTGACGACATTGGGAAATTCACAATAAAATCCATTGATGATGTTCGAACACTCAACAAAACTCTTCATTTTCGGCCATCCGGAAATTTGCTAAACATAAACGAGCTTGCATCTTTGTGGGAGGAGAAGATTGGGCGTAAGCTCCCTAGGGTCACCGTTTCAGAAGATGACCTACTTACCGCCGCCAAAG AGATGCGCATCCCACAAAGCATTGTTGCAGCCCTTACTCatgatattttcataattgGTTGCCAAGTAAATTACTCCTTGGACAAGCCGACCGATGTTGAAGTCGTCTCTCTTTATCCGGACACACCTTTCCGAACCATTGACGAGTGCTTCAAGGACTTTGCCAGATTGATTGGTGACACTCCAAAAGTAGTCAACAAGCCCAAAAGCAACGATGCCATCATTGTGCCAAATTCTAAACCAGAAGCGTTGGCAATCACCGCAGCTTGA